The Daucus carota subsp. sativus chromosome 2, DH1 v3.0, whole genome shotgun sequence genome includes a window with the following:
- the LOC108209794 gene encoding protein MALE DISCOVERER 2 isoform X4, with product MVPFLENLAGLQCWRLLYNNNFKESTFLQHGKVDLLSKSQYGNRVSKASVGIGCINRKIGPCISHGGLESLKKSESFLPTTRTLKYHLNMLLPMFKFEEGSSCSNADDGCDTPSAGSSEQQILNLNDVVRRRLAEQSSNLAAAPARDASPAVQIIALPSSRSSGSFPAVPKEKRKHSLPPAPSPAEPPINEFHMNKTNESGKTSKETSGLSGNTWIFIIGILSAVLVLVVALALFFICRTHAVAGTSDSWKMGLTGQLQKAFVTGVPKLNRAELVTACEDFSNIIETHNYFTVYKGTLSSGVEVAVFSTTINSLKDWSAHSEQVYRKKIEVLSRVNHKNFVNLIGHCEEDEPFTRMMVLEYAPNGSLSEHLHIMELDHLDWTTRIRIIMGTAYCLQYMHELNPPLPHSNLNANAVLLTEDYAAKIVEVDFWKDILYKSEVSVDNKSEHSKLGPLADTEENVYCFGVLLLEIISGKFPYSEEHGPLVDWAASYLKDKRSYLVDPTLKTFENDQLDIICEVIQDCIQQDARKRPTIKEIVSKLRQVINVSPEAAVPRQSPLWWAELEISSAETS from the exons ATGGTACCATTCCTAGAGAATTTGGCGGGCTTGCAATGCTGGAG GTTGCTTTACAATAATAACTTTAAGGAAAGCACTTTCTTGCAACATGGGAAAGTGGATTTGCTCTCTAAATCTCAATATGGAAACCGTGTCTCTAAAGCTTCTGTTGGAATTGGTTGCATAAATAGAAAAATTGGACCCTG CATTTCTCATGGTGGTTTAGAGTCACTGAAGAAATCCGAATCCTTTTTGCCAACCACACGGACGCTGAAATATCATCTCAATATGTTGTTACCAAT GTTCAAATTTGAAGAAGGCTCCTCTTGCAGTAATGCAGATGATGGCTGTGATACTCCATCTG CAGGTTCTTCTGAGCAGCAGATACTGAATTTAAATGATGTTGTACGTCGTAGACTAGCTGAGCAGTCCAGCAATCTAGCTGCTGCTCCAGCTAGGGACGCTTCTCCTGCAGTACAAATTATTGCCCTTCCTAGTTCAAGAAGTAGTGGATCATTCCCAGCGGTGCCGAAGGAAAAGAGAAAACACTCTCTTCCTCCTGCGCCCTCACCTGCTGAACCTCCGATAAATGAGTTTCATATGAACAAAACTAATGAATCTGGGAAAACAAGCAAGGAAACTAGTGGACTTTCTGGAAATACTTGGATTTTTATAATTGGAATTTTAAGTGCTGTTTTGGTGCTAGTTGTTGCTTTAGCTTTATTCTTCATTTGCCGCACCCACGCAGTTGCAGGTACCTCAGATTCATGGAAAATGGGACTCACTGGACAGCTGCAAAAGGCATTTGTAACAG GTGTCCCCAAACTAAATCGGGCTGAGCTGGTAACTGCCTGTGAAGATTTCAGCAACATAATTGAAACTCATAATTACTTCACTGTGTACAAGGGAACACTATCTAGCGGAGTCGAGGTTGCAGTTTTCTCAACCACAATAAATTCTCTTAAAGATTGGTCAGCCCATTCAGAACAAGTCTACCGAAAGAAG ATTGAAGTACTCTCTCGAGTGAACCACAAGAATTTTGTTAATCTTATTGGGCACTGTGAAGAGGATGAACCATTTACTAGGATGATGGTGTTAGAATATGCTCCTAATGGGTCCCTTTCAGAGCATCTGCACA TCATGGAACTTGATCATCTTGATTGGACTACTAGGATAAGAATAATCATGGGAACAGCTTACTGTCTCCAATACATGCACGAACTGAATCCGCCGTTGCCACATTCCAATTTAAATGCAAATGCTGTACTTCTTACAGAAGATTACGCTGCAAAA ATTGTAGAGGTTGATTTCTGGAAAGATATATTATACAAGTCAGAGGTCTCTGTGGACAATAAATCGGAGCATTCTAAATTGGGGCCACTTGCTGATACTGAAGAAAATGTTTATTGTTTTGGAGTCTTGTTGCTGGAGATCATTTCAGGGAAGTTCCCGTATTCAGAAGAACATGGGCCTCTTGTAGACTGG GCTGCTTCATACCTAAAGGACAAGAGAAGTTATTTGGTTGATCCAACCTTGAAGACCTTCGAGAACGATCAGTTAGACATAATCTGTGAGGTAATTCAGGATTGCATTCAACAGGATGCAAGGAAGAGACCTACCATAAAGGAAATTGTTTCCAAGCTGCGCCAAGTGATTAATGTATCACCTGAAGCTGCTGTGCCGAGACAGTCTCCCCTGTGGTGGGCTGAGCTTGAGATATCGTCAGCAGAGACATCTTAA